In Rahnella sikkimica, one DNA window encodes the following:
- a CDS encoding ABC transporter ATP-binding protein produces the protein MSDVLLKTENLCVVSAGKNPRTLVDNVSFTVRRGEVLGLIGESGAGKSTIGLAILGHCRQGMRIHSGSIVFNGQDLTALSDRHLRQIRGRHIAYVAQSAGAAFNPAMTLGEQVIEAALKHKIYNRQQAQARAIGLFELLGLPQPQAFYQRYPHQVSGGQLQRAMIAMALCANPELLIFDEPTTALDVTTQLGVLKAIADVIRISGVAAIYISHDLAVVAQISDKIMVLQQGKTVEQAPTAQLLAQPQQEYTRRLLSAQGETKTPQTGEAPVALSLRNISARYQAQPVLQDISLNLPRGRTLAVIGESGSGKSTLGKVICGLLSPETGEVTLEQHTLPVGLRQRSRPQLRDVQLIHQIPDTALNPKERIGGQISRVLECFTSLNRSERQAKVSELLAQVGLHAELAERFPSALSGGQKQRVCIARALAAEPKLIVCDEPTSALDPLVARDVLALLRKIQHDTGIAYLFITHDLQVVREIADEVAVLKQGVIVRQGPVASALSEPLDDYTRELLHSVPEMRTGWLAEMFSGE, from the coding sequence ATGAGCGACGTTTTACTCAAAACAGAAAACTTGTGCGTGGTGTCCGCCGGTAAAAATCCGCGAACGCTGGTGGATAACGTGTCTTTCACCGTCAGACGCGGCGAAGTGCTGGGGCTGATTGGCGAATCCGGTGCGGGGAAATCCACCATCGGGCTGGCGATCCTCGGTCATTGCCGTCAGGGAATGCGCATTCATTCCGGCAGTATTGTCTTTAACGGGCAGGATCTGACTGCGTTGTCTGACCGGCATTTACGCCAGATCCGGGGCCGCCATATTGCCTACGTGGCGCAGTCAGCCGGTGCGGCGTTTAACCCGGCGATGACGCTGGGCGAACAGGTAATTGAAGCGGCGCTGAAACACAAAATTTACAACCGTCAGCAGGCACAGGCGCGTGCCATCGGGCTGTTTGAACTGCTCGGTTTGCCGCAGCCGCAGGCGTTTTATCAGCGTTATCCGCATCAGGTTTCCGGCGGGCAGTTACAGCGGGCGATGATTGCGATGGCGCTGTGTGCCAACCCGGAACTGCTGATTTTTGATGAGCCGACGACCGCGCTGGATGTCACCACGCAGCTTGGCGTGCTGAAAGCCATTGCCGATGTGATCCGCATTTCCGGCGTGGCGGCGATTTACATCAGCCATGATCTGGCCGTTGTCGCGCAAATCAGCGACAAGATTATGGTGTTGCAGCAAGGTAAAACAGTGGAACAGGCACCGACCGCGCAACTGCTGGCGCAGCCGCAACAGGAATACACGCGGCGTCTGCTGAGTGCGCAGGGTGAAACCAAAACGCCGCAAACCGGCGAGGCACCGGTGGCGCTGAGTCTGCGCAATATCAGCGCGCGTTATCAGGCGCAGCCGGTCTTGCAGGATATCTCCCTGAACCTGCCGCGTGGCCGCACGCTGGCGGTGATCGGCGAATCCGGTTCGGGTAAATCGACGCTCGGCAAAGTCATTTGCGGGTTGCTCAGCCCGGAAACGGGGGAAGTGACGCTCGAACAGCACACGCTGCCAGTGGGTTTGCGTCAGCGCAGCCGCCCGCAGTTGCGCGATGTACAGCTGATCCATCAGATCCCCGATACCGCGCTGAACCCGAAAGAGCGCATTGGCGGGCAGATTTCCCGCGTGCTGGAATGCTTTACCTCACTGAACCGCAGTGAACGGCAGGCCAAAGTCAGCGAACTGCTGGCGCAGGTCGGGCTTCACGCGGAACTCGCGGAGCGTTTCCCATCGGCGTTGTCCGGCGGCCAGAAACAGCGCGTGTGCATTGCGCGGGCGCTGGCGGCGGAGCCCAAACTGATCGTGTGCGATGAACCGACGTCGGCGCTAGATCCGCTGGTAGCGCGCGACGTGCTGGCGCTGCTGCGTAAAATTCAGCACGACACCGGCATCGCTTATCTGTTTATCACGCATGATTTGCAGGTAGTGCGGGAGATTGCCGATGAAGTGGCGGTGCTGAAACAGGGTGTGATTGTTCGCCAGGGGCCGGTGGCGTCCGCACTGAGCGAACCGCTGGACGATTACACCCGCGAGTTGCTGCACTCGGTGCCTGAAATGCGCACCGGCTGGCTGGCGGAAATGTTCTCCGGTGAATAA
- a CDS encoding ABC transporter permease — translation MPALKPASILGLLVLSLFVLIAIFAPWLAPHAPDKTLGMSWDLPGPNALLGTDNLGRDLLSRLIWGTRVSLGVTALAALVAFSVGCTLGFIAGLRGGWLDQVISRCNDIVMAIPTLILALIVLAVLPKTLLTLTLVLGLLESTRVLRVARSLATDIGVMEFVDVARLRGESLGWILWRVILPNALQTLIAEFGLRFIFILLFLSALSFLGLGVQPPTADWGGLARDNKDGILFGVWAALIPGGAIAVLALAVNAVADWLMSGSTRVWGKKS, via the coding sequence ATGCCTGCCTTAAAACCTGCCTCGATTCTTGGCCTGCTGGTGCTGAGTCTCTTTGTTCTTATCGCGATTTTTGCGCCGTGGCTGGCGCCGCACGCACCGGATAAAACGCTGGGGATGTCGTGGGATCTGCCGGGGCCGAATGCGCTGCTTGGCACCGATAATCTCGGGCGTGATCTGCTTTCGCGTCTCATCTGGGGGACCCGCGTTTCACTGGGCGTTACCGCGCTGGCGGCGCTGGTGGCCTTTTCGGTCGGCTGCACGCTGGGCTTTATTGCTGGCTTACGCGGCGGCTGGCTGGATCAGGTGATTTCGCGCTGCAACGATATTGTGATGGCGATCCCGACGCTGATCCTGGCGCTGATTGTGCTGGCGGTTCTGCCGAAAACCTTGCTGACCCTGACGCTGGTTCTCGGGCTGCTGGAATCCACCCGCGTGCTGCGCGTGGCGCGCTCGCTGGCGACAGATATCGGCGTGATGGAGTTTGTTGATGTGGCGCGTCTGCGCGGTGAAAGCCTTGGCTGGATCCTCTGGCGGGTGATTTTGCCAAACGCTTTACAGACGCTGATTGCCGAATTTGGCCTGCGTTTTATTTTCATTTTGCTGTTCTTGTCGGCGTTGTCGTTCCTTGGCCTTGGCGTGCAGCCTCCGACCGCCGACTGGGGCGGGCTGGCGCGGGATAATAAAGACGGCATTCTGTTTGGCGTCTGGGCGGCACTGATCCCCGGCGGGGCGATTGCGGTGCTGGCGCTGGCGGTAAATGCCGTCGCCGACTGGCTGATGAGCGGTTCGACCCGCGTCTGGGGGAAAAAATCATGA
- a CDS encoding ABC transporter permease, translated as MVLVRLFYGVLVVLAVSVLIFAGVQLLPGNAATAILGQSATPDAIRELNLQLGLDKPAASRYLSWLFGVLHGDFGTSFSTREAISGPLFTRLGNTLFLAGCTAAIAVPLALIIGFISVRYHGSVIDAFLNAITRATVALPEFFSGYLLILIFAITLAWAPSNSSISPDMPLAAKLSAISLPCATLVLAILGHMSNMTRAALIAAQSSAYVDTALLKGLSPSRILWRHVLPNAIGPIINVVAINLAYLMVGVVIVENVFVYPGLGQYMVDSISKRDIPVMQDCALLLAGIYILLNLLADVMALVANPRLRHNR; from the coding sequence ATGGTGCTGGTGCGCCTGTTTTATGGCGTGCTGGTGGTGCTGGCGGTTTCCGTGCTGATTTTTGCCGGTGTGCAGTTGCTGCCGGGCAACGCGGCCACCGCTATTCTCGGCCAGAGCGCGACGCCGGACGCCATCCGCGAGCTGAACTTACAACTCGGGCTGGATAAACCGGCGGCAAGCCGCTATCTGAGCTGGCTGTTCGGCGTACTGCACGGCGATTTCGGCACCAGCTTTTCCACCCGCGAAGCCATCAGCGGCCCGCTGTTTACGCGGCTTGGCAACACGCTGTTTCTGGCGGGATGCACCGCCGCCATCGCCGTTCCGCTGGCGCTAATCATCGGGTTTATTTCCGTGCGTTATCACGGCAGCGTTATCGATGCTTTCCTCAATGCCATCACCCGCGCCACCGTTGCACTGCCGGAATTTTTCTCCGGTTATCTGCTGATCCTGATTTTCGCCATCACCCTGGCGTGGGCACCGAGCAACAGCAGTATTTCGCCGGACATGCCGCTGGCGGCCAAACTTTCTGCGATCTCCCTGCCGTGCGCCACGCTGGTGCTGGCGATCCTCGGGCACATGAGCAACATGACCCGCGCCGCGCTGATTGCCGCGCAAAGCTCGGCGTATGTCGATACCGCGCTGCTGAAAGGGTTGTCGCCGTCGCGCATTTTATGGCGTCACGTTCTGCCCAACGCTATCGGGCCGATTATCAACGTCGTGGCGATCAATCTGGCGTATCTGATGGTCGGCGTGGTGATTGTCGAGAACGTCTTTGTGTATCCGGGGCTGGGGCAGTACATGGTCGACAGCATCAGTAAACGCGATATTCCGGTGATGCAGGATTGCGCGCTGTTGCTGGCCGGGATTTATATCCTATTGAATTTGCTGGCAGACGTGATGGCGCTGGTTGCCAATCCGCGTTTACGCCATAACCGTTAA
- a CDS encoding ABC transporter substrate-binding protein, whose amino-acid sequence MDRRSFIKSAGALSIAAATHSLWLGNAFAAEAEKPKKGGHLVVGVDNASSTDRLDPAFWFETYMYFVGSQVFNNLVEIDESAGLAPSLAESWSSADGSKTWVLKIRQGVQFHDGRSLGAKDVVYSLNHHRGEKSTSPVKGYLDTVSSLEATGEHEVTIKLTAPDVEFVWLLSAVHFAITAENENFDKGIGTGAFILEKFQPGVTTLTKRNPNYWNSERGHVDSVETLAMNDSTARVAALVSGSAHLINRVNPRIVSRIERMPNLKLVRAKDSMIYTFPGLSNLAPFDNVDGRLALKYAIDRQQIIDTVLGGYGTVANDNPIFPSNRYFAKDIPQRPYDPEKAQFHWKKSGFSGPLTLNVADAGFPGAVDAGQLYQQSAAKAGINLNVVRVPDDAFWNDIWQKKAFVSSNWANRPTADALLSLVFTSQSSWNESAWHVPAFDAMVKAARGEPDEARRKQIYHDIQVMLVDQGSEVIPLYADALDGCSSKIKGFTSVPGMPLSGNRAAEKIWIES is encoded by the coding sequence ATTGATCGTCGTTCGTTTATTAAAAGTGCGGGGGCACTTTCCATCGCGGCTGCCACGCATTCTTTGTGGCTGGGCAACGCGTTTGCCGCGGAAGCGGAAAAGCCGAAAAAAGGCGGGCATTTAGTGGTGGGCGTCGATAACGCCTCCAGCACCGACCGTCTCGATCCGGCATTCTGGTTCGAAACCTACATGTATTTCGTCGGCTCTCAGGTCTTCAATAATCTGGTGGAAATCGACGAAAGCGCCGGACTTGCCCCTTCGCTGGCGGAATCCTGGTCATCTGCCGACGGCAGCAAAACCTGGGTGCTGAAAATCCGTCAGGGCGTGCAGTTCCACGATGGCCGCTCACTCGGCGCGAAAGACGTGGTGTATTCCCTGAATCACCACCGCGGCGAGAAATCCACGTCGCCGGTGAAAGGTTATCTGGACACCGTCAGCTCCCTGGAAGCGACCGGCGAACACGAAGTGACGATCAAACTGACGGCACCGGATGTGGAATTTGTCTGGCTGCTGAGCGCGGTGCATTTTGCGATCACTGCCGAAAATGAAAACTTCGACAAAGGCATCGGCACCGGCGCGTTCATTCTGGAGAAATTCCAGCCGGGCGTCACCACGCTGACCAAACGCAATCCGAACTACTGGAACAGCGAACGCGGGCATGTCGATTCCGTCGAAACGCTGGCGATGAACGACTCCACGGCGCGCGTGGCGGCGCTGGTTAGCGGTTCTGCGCACCTGATTAACCGCGTGAATCCGCGCATTGTCAGCCGTATCGAGCGTATGCCGAACCTGAAACTGGTGCGTGCGAAAGACAGCATGATTTACACCTTCCCTGGCCTGTCGAATCTGGCACCGTTTGATAACGTCGATGGCCGTCTGGCGCTGAAATATGCCATTGACCGTCAGCAGATTATCGACACCGTGCTGGGCGGTTATGGCACTGTTGCCAACGATAATCCAATTTTCCCGTCTAACCGCTACTTTGCCAAAGACATTCCGCAGCGTCCGTATGACCCGGAAAAAGCCCAGTTCCACTGGAAAAAATCCGGGTTCAGCGGCCCGCTGACGCTTAACGTTGCCGACGCGGGTTTCCCCGGCGCGGTCGATGCCGGTCAGCTTTATCAGCAATCAGCGGCGAAAGCCGGGATCAACCTCAACGTGGTTCGCGTGCCGGATGACGCGTTCTGGAATGATATCTGGCAGAAAAAAGCGTTTGTGTCGTCTAACTGGGCGAACCGTCCGACCGCCGATGCACTGCTTTCTCTGGTGTTTACCAGCCAGTCGTCGTGGAATGAATCGGCGTGGCACGTTCCGGCCTTCGACGCGATGGTGAAAGCCGCACGCGGCGAGCCGGACGAAGCACGCCGTAAGCAGATTTACCATGATATTCAGGTGATGCTGGTCGATCAGGGCAGTGAAGTGATCCCGCTTTACGCCGACGCGCTTGACGGTTGTTCTTCCAAAATTAAAGGGTTCACCTCCGTGCCGGGCATGCCACTGAGCGGTAACCGTGCGGCAGAGAAAATCTGGATCGAAAGCTGA
- a CDS encoding homocysteine S-methyltransferase family protein produces the protein MISNIKILDGGMGRELARMGAPFRQPEWSALALIQAPEFVRRAHNAFIAAGSDVITTNSYAVVPFHVGETVFAEQGAALIALSGKLAREAADAAKTPVKVAGSLPPVLGSYRPDLFEPVAAKKLLTVLVENLKDTVDYWLAETQSSVAEVEAVREVLTDVLGDDPRPLWFSFTLQDQLNDDGQALLRSGESIEQAVDAVQRLSASAILFNCSRPEVMAAAVHAARAANTSLDIGVYANAFEPADNKRGANEGLSKMRQDTDPAGYRQFAEEWVAQGATMVGGCCGIGPEHIAALKKAFSQ, from the coding sequence ATGATCAGTAACATTAAAATCCTCGATGGCGGAATGGGCCGTGAACTGGCCCGGATGGGCGCGCCGTTTCGTCAGCCGGAATGGTCGGCGCTGGCGCTGATCCAGGCACCGGAATTTGTCCGCAGGGCGCACAACGCGTTTATTGCAGCCGGTTCCGACGTGATCACCACCAACAGTTACGCCGTCGTCCCTTTCCATGTGGGCGAAACCGTCTTTGCAGAGCAGGGCGCGGCGCTGATTGCGCTTTCCGGAAAACTGGCGCGTGAAGCGGCGGATGCGGCAAAAACGCCGGTGAAAGTGGCGGGTTCCCTGCCGCCGGTTCTCGGCTCCTATCGCCCGGATCTCTTCGAACCGGTTGCGGCGAAAAAGCTGCTGACAGTACTGGTGGAAAATCTCAAAGACACCGTGGATTACTGGCTGGCCGAAACGCAAAGTTCGGTTGCCGAGGTCGAAGCCGTGCGCGAAGTGCTGACGGACGTACTGGGCGATGACCCGCGTCCGCTGTGGTTCTCTTTTACATTACAAGATCAGCTTAACGATGACGGTCAGGCGCTGCTGCGCTCCGGCGAATCCATCGAACAGGCGGTTGACGCTGTGCAGCGCTTATCCGCCAGCGCGATATTGTTCAACTGTAGCCGACCGGAAGTGATGGCGGCTGCGGTTCATGCGGCACGCGCCGCAAACACCTCCCTCGATATCGGCGTTTATGCCAACGCTTTTGAGCCTGCGGATAACAAACGCGGCGCGAACGAAGGGTTGAGCAAAATGCGTCAGGACACCGATCCTGCCGGATATCGGCAATTCGCCGAAGAGTGGGTGGCGCAGGGCGCAACGATGGTTGGCGGCTGCTGCGGTATCGGGCCGGAACACATCGCGGCACTGAAAAAAGCCTTCAGCCAATAA
- the fhuE gene encoding ferric-rhodotorulic acid/ferric-coprogen receptor FhuE: MVSVSGKKSVKSNRGRNNNLGQKLSLSVIAVFISSSLHSAYAAETTANKTDDTVVVTGQNNAASADTAATDYSVPVTTAGTKMALTTRDIPQSVSIISKQRMQDQQLQTLGDVLKNTTGIQESVSDLDRRTYYARGFLIDNYMVDGIPTTFDPRWDLGDSQSDTALFERIEVVRGATGLMTGPGNPSASVNQVRKHADSKEFTGNVSATYGSWNKQRYVADLSTPLNESGSVRGRLITGYQDQNSYVERYGATKKFVYATVDADLTDSTLLSAGYEFQQTNTDSPTWGGMPRWYLDGSKTDYRRGFNSAPDWAYSNKETTKLFTTLKQSFDNGWQATLNGTHTESRIDSKMMYIDGTFDKTTGVGESAYEGYPVVAGTGYNTGKRKVDGVDAFASGPYELFGRQHELMTGMSYSKQQNTYYSAFANVSTEELGNFNNYNSQFPETDWGPRSLAERDVIRQKSAYVATRISLADPLHLIVGARYTNWNSDTLTAQIEKNNITPYAGLVFDINDTWSTYASYTSVFQPQTYRDINGAYLAPVIGKNYEAGVKSDWFNSRLTASVAVFRAELDNVAQSTGRTIEGSTDTAYEGKNGTVSRGIEFELNGALTDNWQMTFGGTRYIAEDENSDAVNPQLPRTQLKLFTSYRLPMLQDLTVGGGANWQTHVWQDVPGPSGNGTRYAEQGSYTVVNLFSRYQVTKQLAVQANVNNLFDKEYDTSVSQYVVYGEPRNVSVTASYSF, from the coding sequence ATGGTATCCGTTTCAGGGAAAAAGTCAGTTAAATCAAACCGTGGCAGGAATAATAATTTAGGACAGAAACTTTCACTTTCTGTTATTGCGGTTTTTATTTCATCTTCTTTGCATTCTGCTTATGCCGCCGAAACCACGGCGAATAAAACCGACGATACGGTCGTCGTGACCGGCCAAAATAACGCTGCGTCTGCCGACACTGCCGCCACCGATTACAGCGTGCCGGTCACCACTGCGGGCACAAAAATGGCGCTGACCACGCGCGACATTCCGCAGTCTGTCAGTATCATCAGCAAGCAGCGTATGCAGGATCAGCAGTTGCAAACGCTGGGCGATGTGCTGAAAAACACCACAGGCATTCAGGAAAGCGTTTCGGATCTTGACCGTCGCACCTATTACGCCCGTGGCTTTTTAATCGATAACTACATGGTCGATGGCATTCCGACCACCTTCGACCCGCGCTGGGATCTGGGTGATTCTCAGTCCGACACCGCGCTTTTCGAACGCATCGAAGTTGTGCGCGGCGCAACCGGCCTGATGACCGGTCCCGGCAATCCGTCTGCTTCGGTAAACCAGGTGCGTAAACACGCCGACAGCAAAGAATTCACCGGCAATGTTTCCGCGACTTACGGCAGCTGGAACAAACAACGTTACGTCGCGGATTTATCCACCCCGCTGAATGAATCCGGCAGCGTGCGTGGTCGCCTGATCACCGGTTATCAGGATCAGAACAGCTACGTTGAACGCTACGGCGCGACCAAAAAATTCGTCTACGCCACGGTCGATGCCGACCTGACTGATTCCACCCTGCTTTCTGCGGGCTACGAATTCCAGCAAACCAACACTGACAGCCCGACCTGGGGCGGCATGCCGCGCTGGTATCTCGACGGCAGCAAAACCGATTACCGCCGTGGCTTTAACTCCGCGCCGGACTGGGCTTACAGCAATAAAGAGACCACTAAACTCTTCACCACCCTGAAACAGTCCTTCGATAACGGCTGGCAGGCGACGCTGAACGGCACGCACACTGAATCCCGTATCGACAGTAAAATGATGTACATAGACGGGACTTTCGATAAAACCACCGGCGTGGGCGAATCCGCTTATGAAGGTTATCCGGTCGTCGCGGGAACCGGCTACAACACCGGGAAACGTAAAGTCGATGGCGTGGACGCCTTTGCCAGCGGCCCGTACGAACTGTTTGGCCGTCAGCATGAGCTGATGACCGGCATGAGTTATTCCAAACAGCAAAATACCTATTACAGCGCCTTCGCCAATGTCTCGACGGAAGAGCTGGGCAACTTTAACAACTACAACAGCCAGTTCCCGGAAACCGACTGGGGCCCGCGCTCTCTGGCTGAGCGGGACGTTATCCGCCAGAAATCAGCGTACGTCGCCACGCGTATTTCGCTGGCCGATCCGCTGCACCTGATTGTCGGCGCGCGTTACACCAACTGGAATTCTGACACCCTGACGGCTCAGATTGAGAAGAACAACATCACGCCATATGCCGGTCTGGTGTTCGATATCAACGATACGTGGTCAACCTACGCCAGCTACACGTCGGTATTCCAGCCGCAGACTTACCGCGATATCAACGGCGCGTATCTGGCACCGGTTATCGGCAAAAACTACGAAGCGGGCGTGAAATCCGACTGGTTCAACAGCCGCCTGACCGCGTCCGTTGCGGTGTTCCGCGCGGAGCTGGATAACGTCGCGCAAAGTACCGGCCGCACCATCGAAGGCTCGACCGATACGGCATATGAAGGCAAAAACGGCACGGTGAGTCGCGGGATTGAATTCGAGCTGAACGGCGCGCTGACCGACAACTGGCAGATGACGTTCGGCGGCACCCGTTACATTGCCGAAGACGAAAACAGCGACGCGGTTAACCCGCAACTGCCGCGCACGCAGCTGAAACTGTTCACCAGCTACCGCCTGCCGATGTTGCAGGATCTGACCGTCGGCGGCGGCGCGAACTGGCAGACGCACGTCTGGCAGGATGTTCCGGGCCCAAGCGGCAACGGCACCCGTTACGCCGAGCAAGGCAGTTACACCGTGGTTAATCTCTTCAGCCGTTATCAGGTCACGAAACAACTCGCCGTTCAGGCCAACGTGAACAACCTGTTCGACAAAGAATATGACACGAGTGTCAGCCAGTACGTGGTGTACGGAGAGCCGAGGAATGTGTCGGTGACAGCGAGTTATAGTTTCTGA